In one Gaiellales bacterium genomic region, the following are encoded:
- a CDS encoding MFS transporter, with amino-acid sequence MNPSDRSISMTLHSHATSSAVRRLAISQGLSYAGRGAALTALIWALYSATSSAWWLSAAMLAIFGAATAVSPWTGHVGDRHDRRVVIMVSAGLAAIGFAVCALLVWHGDVLATILVTVAAGCTQGALTAAVQGAVPNLVADEELARANSLAGAFRSAGYMLGPGIGGALLAVTAAPGVFAVSALMMAASALLMVGIRAPFHTDRHEELGGRMDGYRQLMADRWMRRLTLAWGLIMVGVGPVIVAEVVLAHHFEVGSVGYGLISVFWDGGGVAGAILGARLRRRFEQAAVVGGSAAIAVGFAVVGLTPIFWPVLLGMLIAGVFDSFGTVAAQNALQRRTPDRIRSRVSAALDAIVLGAMGLSFALGAPLVTWLGPQGVYLAAAVITVVATLMLLPALRHMPEPVVLSPRRSRPVEKGRTRPEPRRERMRRPALRLPRRPRRTRNRA; translated from the coding sequence ATGAACCCCTCCGACCGGTCGATCTCGATGACGCTCCATTCGCATGCCACAAGCTCCGCAGTCCGCCGCCTGGCCATCAGCCAGGGGCTGTCGTACGCCGGTCGCGGCGCCGCCCTGACGGCGCTCATCTGGGCGCTCTACTCGGCGACGTCGTCGGCGTGGTGGCTGTCCGCCGCCATGCTCGCGATCTTCGGCGCCGCGACGGCGGTGTCGCCGTGGACCGGGCATGTGGGCGACCGCCACGACCGCCGGGTCGTCATCATGGTCTCCGCCGGCCTGGCGGCGATCGGCTTCGCCGTCTGCGCGCTGCTCGTCTGGCACGGCGACGTGCTGGCGACGATCCTCGTGACCGTCGCCGCCGGCTGCACCCAGGGCGCGCTCACGGCCGCGGTCCAGGGCGCCGTCCCGAACCTCGTCGCCGACGAGGAGCTGGCCCGCGCCAACAGCCTCGCCGGCGCGTTCCGCAGCGCCGGCTACATGCTCGGCCCCGGCATCGGCGGCGCACTCCTCGCCGTCACCGCCGCACCGGGCGTCTTTGCCGTCTCCGCGCTCATGATGGCGGCCTCGGCGCTGCTCATGGTGGGCATCCGGGCGCCGTTCCACACCGACCGACACGAGGAGCTCGGCGGCCGCATGGACGGCTACCGGCAGCTGATGGCCGACCGCTGGATGCGCCGGCTGACGCTGGCGTGGGGGCTGATCATGGTCGGCGTCGGCCCGGTCATCGTGGCCGAGGTCGTGCTCGCGCACCACTTCGAGGTCGGCTCGGTGGGCTACGGCCTGATCTCCGTCTTCTGGGACGGCGGCGGGGTCGCCGGCGCGATCCTGGGCGCACGCCTGCGCCGCCGGTTCGAGCAGGCCGCAGTCGTGGGCGGCAGCGCGGCGATCGCGGTCGGGTTCGCCGTGGTCGGCCTGACGCCGATCTTCTGGCCGGTGCTGCTGGGCATGCTGATCGCCGGCGTGTTCGACTCGTTCGGCACCGTCGCCGCGCAGAACGCGCTGCAGCGGCGGACGCCAGACCGGATCCGCTCGCGGGTGTCGGCCGCGCTCGACGCCATCGTGCTCGGCGCGATGGGGCTCTCGTTCGCGCTCGGCGCGCCGCTCGTCACCTGGCTCGGCCCCCAGGGCGTCTACCTGGCGGCCGCGGTCATCACGGTGGTCGCAACGCTCATGCTGCTCCCGGCGCTGCGGCACATGCCGGAGCCGGTCGTGCTCTCGCCGCGGCGCTCGCGCCCGGTCGAGAAGGGCCGGACGCGCCCGGAGCCGCGCCGCGAGCGCATGCGCCGCCCGGCGCTGCGCCTCCCGCGCCGTCCCCGGCGCACCCGCAACCGGGCATAG
- a CDS encoding DNA methyltransferase yields MPTQQALYADLTERSFDPELSWAEHELPERLRTKHVHRLHPYLGKFVPQLVERFLDRHFRPGQRILDPFAGSGTTLVECTTFGANSVGVDVSAFNVLLSTVKTGRYDADAVERDLVSVLQAAEEETSEPGGVPPGEYLRTWYHPDALDQLLRYRTAVCGGAEHVDLARVVLSRAARSARLTTHFELDFPRAPQTGPYQCRKHSRVCTPTADAAKFLRRYTLDTIRRVREYAALRADVRAEVLHADARCADYGVRLDGLVTSPPYPGRIDYHEQHRYAFELLGLDERRADEIGAPWRGTGRAAIDAYVADMTAVFANARRFLAPGAPVVLVVDDSRELFGTILGGAGLQIREQRLRHVNRRTGRRAGEFYEQVILAAA; encoded by the coding sequence ATGCCGACCCAGCAGGCGCTGTACGCCGACCTGACCGAGCGCAGCTTCGATCCGGAGCTCAGCTGGGCCGAGCACGAGCTGCCCGAGCGGCTGCGCACGAAGCACGTGCACCGGCTCCACCCCTACCTGGGCAAGTTCGTGCCCCAGCTGGTCGAGCGGTTCCTCGATCGCCACTTCCGGCCGGGCCAGCGCATCCTCGACCCGTTCGCGGGCAGCGGCACCACGCTCGTGGAGTGCACGACCTTCGGCGCGAACAGCGTCGGCGTCGACGTGTCGGCGTTCAACGTCCTGCTCTCCACGGTGAAGACGGGCCGCTACGACGCCGACGCGGTCGAGCGCGATCTCGTCTCCGTCCTGCAGGCGGCCGAGGAGGAGACGAGCGAGCCCGGCGGCGTGCCGCCCGGCGAGTACCTGCGCACGTGGTACCACCCCGATGCCCTCGACCAGCTGCTGCGCTACCGCACCGCGGTGTGCGGCGGCGCCGAGCACGTCGACCTGGCCCGGGTGGTGCTCAGCCGCGCCGCCCGCTCGGCCCGCCTCACGACCCACTTCGAGCTCGACTTCCCGCGCGCGCCGCAGACCGGCCCCTACCAGTGCCGCAAGCACTCGCGGGTGTGCACGCCGACCGCGGACGCCGCCAAGTTCCTGCGCCGCTACACGCTCGACACGATCCGGCGGGTGCGCGAGTACGCCGCGCTCCGGGCCGACGTCCGCGCCGAGGTGCTCCACGCCGACGCCCGCTGCGCCGACTACGGCGTGCGCCTGGACGGTCTCGTCACCTCGCCGCCGTACCCGGGCCGGATCGACTATCACGAGCAGCACCGCTACGCGTTCGAGCTGCTCGGGCTGGACGAGCGCCGCGCCGACGAGATCGGCGCGCCCTGGCGGGGGACGGGCCGTGCGGCGATCGACGCCTACGTCGCCGACATGACCGCCGTGTTCGCGAACGCCCGCCGCTTCCTGGCGCCAGGGGCGCCGGTGGTGCTGGTGGTGGACGACTCGCGCGAGCTCTTCGGGACGATTCTCGGCGGCGCCGGCCTGCAGATCCGCGAGCAGCGCCTGCGCCACGTGAACCGCCGCACCGGCCGCCGGGCGGGCGAGTTCTACGAGCAGGTCATCCTCGCAGCCGCGTGA
- a CDS encoding aminomethyltransferase family protein encodes MHSSYALASEDFSVERNGASEPLSALWPNGWQPDDRLGVLLANPMDAVGCTNLICGTITLFYDHLRATRGTGNFFRYSDVYLFGVGCEPGDFNQLDVWPLHKFVSILQPTAEAVIEAVNDRRITLLALPETGARCSGEVVLSTWNTFLDQVRAVMLYSSRTGRARNADVTLVGNKVVESYVEQAIFSTPGLDAGYQARLRRLRRNIDRDEKQSVETYRTIAGPAQVRGLVGVTQVLPPGHQELTRRAAPTVIMPVEVPMPPIEAMAAPLDLGPGATLEISEPPPPEPSTEGLLKTGFDRVQRRLKGNFVEWEGWDWISDFGDPIAEHHAVRESVGIWDESPLRKWFFKGADSLRAADRIFTSNMAGLEVGQCRYGPFCDEQGRMLGDGVVYRGKTDDDVMVVTALDTDVDHFRRVTGDLDLEIEEHTFEIPHLQVQGPKSRELLAGLTDADIESLRYFRFFPEPVTVAGVEGCWVSRTGYSGELGYEVFCPVAGAERLWQGLLDAGAHVGIRPYGLAAVESLRIEAGLIFLGYDYFQGVTSPFHMNLDRMIKLDKPEFVGRDALVREHEAGITHRMVTLLVAGEEAPEYNTPVTRNGRHVGKLTSPSAGRSPTVERLIAMACIETDLAVPQTQVEVTLGDGRAVPAIVADYPIYDPEKTRPRA; translated from the coding sequence ATGCATTCCTCCTACGCGCTCGCATCCGAAGACTTCTCCGTCGAGCGGAACGGCGCCTCGGAGCCGCTCTCCGCGCTGTGGCCGAACGGATGGCAGCCCGACGACCGGCTGGGCGTCCTGCTCGCGAACCCGATGGACGCGGTCGGCTGCACGAACCTGATCTGCGGCACGATCACGCTCTTCTACGACCACCTCCGCGCGACCCGCGGCACGGGCAACTTCTTCCGCTACTCCGACGTGTACCTGTTCGGCGTCGGCTGCGAGCCGGGCGACTTCAACCAGCTCGACGTGTGGCCGCTGCACAAGTTCGTCTCGATCCTGCAGCCGACCGCCGAGGCCGTCATCGAGGCCGTGAACGACCGCCGCATCACGCTGCTCGCGCTGCCGGAGACCGGCGCGCGCTGCAGCGGCGAGGTCGTCCTCTCGACCTGGAACACGTTCCTCGACCAGGTGCGCGCCGTCATGCTCTACTCGTCGCGCACCGGCCGCGCCCGCAACGCCGATGTGACCCTCGTCGGCAACAAGGTCGTCGAGAGCTACGTCGAGCAGGCGATCTTCTCGACGCCCGGGCTGGACGCCGGCTATCAGGCCCGGCTGCGCCGCCTCCGCCGCAACATCGACCGCGACGAGAAGCAGTCCGTCGAGACCTACCGCACCATCGCCGGCCCCGCCCAGGTGCGCGGCCTTGTCGGCGTGACGCAGGTGCTCCCGCCGGGCCATCAGGAGCTCACCCGCCGCGCCGCCCCGACGGTGATCATGCCCGTCGAGGTGCCGATGCCGCCCATCGAGGCGATGGCGGCGCCGCTCGACCTCGGCCCCGGCGCGACGCTCGAGATCTCCGAGCCGCCGCCGCCCGAGCCGTCCACCGAGGGGCTCCTGAAGACCGGGTTCGACCGGGTTCAGCGGCGCCTGAAGGGCAACTTCGTCGAGTGGGAGGGCTGGGACTGGATCTCCGACTTCGGCGACCCGATCGCCGAGCACCACGCGGTGCGGGAGTCGGTCGGCATCTGGGACGAGAGCCCGCTGCGCAAGTGGTTCTTCAAGGGCGCCGACTCGCTCCGCGCCGCCGACCGCATCTTCACGTCCAACATGGCCGGCCTCGAGGTCGGCCAGTGCCGCTACGGCCCGTTCTGCGACGAGCAGGGCCGGATGCTCGGCGACGGCGTCGTCTACCGCGGCAAGACGGACGACGACGTCATGGTGGTGACGGCGCTCGACACCGACGTGGACCACTTCCGCCGCGTCACCGGCGACCTCGACCTCGAGATCGAGGAGCACACCTTCGAGATCCCCCACCTGCAGGTGCAGGGGCCGAAGTCGCGCGAGCTGCTCGCCGGCCTGACCGACGCCGACATCGAGTCGCTGCGCTACTTCCGCTTCTTTCCCGAGCCGGTGACGGTCGCGGGCGTCGAGGGCTGCTGGGTGTCGCGCACCGGCTACTCGGGCGAGCTCGGCTACGAGGTGTTCTGCCCGGTCGCCGGGGCGGAGCGGCTGTGGCAGGGCCTGCTCGACGCGGGCGCCCACGTGGGCATTCGCCCGTACGGCCTTGCCGCCGTCGAGTCGCTGCGCATCGAGGCCGGCCTGATCTTCCTCGGCTACGACTACTTCCAGGGCGTGACGAGCCCGTTCCACATGAACCTCGACCGGATGATCAAGCTCGACAAGCCCGAGTTCGTGGGCCGCGACGCGCTCGTCCGCGAGCACGAGGCCGGCATCACCCACCGGATGGTCACGCTGCTCGTCGCCGGCGAGGAGGCGCCCGAGTACAACACGCCGGTCACCCGGAACGGCCGCCACGTCGGCAAGCTCACCTCGCCGTCGGCCGGGCGGTCGCCGACCGTCGAGCGGCTGATCGCGATGGCGTGCATCGAGACCGATCTGGCGGTGCCGCAGACGCAGGTCGAGGTGACGCTCGGCGACGGCCGCGCGGTGCCGGCGATCGTCGCGGACTACCCGATCTACGACCCGGAGAAGACGCGCCCGCGAGCGTAG